Proteins found in one Syntrophales bacterium genomic segment:
- the dtd gene encoding D-aminoacyl-tRNA deacylase, with protein MRSVVQRVDGARISVDGRLISSIGRGILVFLGVERGDSVADADYLLEKIINLRIFEDGEGKMNLSLLDISAEMLVVSQFTLLADCRKGRRPSFIQAEEPEQARRLYEYFISRGREKVEGVAAGEFQAMMKIEMIADGPVTVLLDSRKVF; from the coding sequence TTGCGATCTGTTGTGCAAAGGGTTGATGGGGCCAGGATCAGCGTTGATGGGCGGCTGATTTCCAGTATCGGGAGAGGTATCCTCGTTTTTCTCGGTGTTGAAAGAGGTGATAGTGTAGCTGATGCCGATTATCTCCTCGAAAAAATCATCAACCTCAGGATATTTGAGGATGGGGAGGGAAAAATGAACCTTTCCCTTCTTGACATCTCAGCAGAGATGCTTGTGGTTTCCCAGTTTACCCTTCTCGCCGATTGCCGTAAGGGGAGAAGACCATCTTTTATCCAGGCGGAAGAACCGGAGCAAGCCAGGAGGCTTTACGAATACTTTATCAGCAGGGGACGGGAGAAAGTTGAGGGGGTAGCAGCCGGGGAATTTCAAGCCATGATGAAGATTGAGATGATCGCCGACGGTCCGGTAACCGTCTTGCTCGACAGTAGAAAGGTATTTTAA
- a CDS encoding DUF1285 domain-containing protein, whose protein sequence is MDTEGVWYYKGVEMTRRDIVNYFYQNLKQDQTGRYLIELENERCYLDVEDTPFVVKAVLRSVSKSNEEEAIYLLLSDDTLERLDPHTLWIGNDNVLYCTIKNHRLNARFLRAGYYQLASGIEYDAQKDAYFISLNGHRYYISGKCSVS, encoded by the coding sequence ATAGATACAGAGGGTGTGTGGTATTACAAGGGTGTAGAGATGACAAGGAGGGATATCGTTAATTATTTTTATCAGAACCTCAAACAGGATCAAACGGGGAGATACCTGATTGAGTTGGAAAACGAGCGCTGTTATCTCGATGTTGAGGACACCCCCTTTGTAGTGAAAGCGGTGCTTCGCTCCGTCTCAAAGAGCAACGAAGAGGAAGCCATTTATCTGCTTTTGTCTGATGATACCCTTGAGAGACTGGATCCCCATACACTCTGGATAGGAAATGACAATGTGCTTTACTGTACCATCAAGAACCATCGCCTCAATGCCCGGTTTTTGAGGGCAGGCTATTATCAGCTTGCCAGTGGTATAGAATATGACGCGCAAAAAGACGCATACTTTATTTCCCTGAACGGTCATCGTTATTACATCAGCGGTAAGTGTTCAGTAAGCTGA